A region of the Phyllopteryx taeniolatus isolate TA_2022b chromosome 9, UOR_Ptae_1.2, whole genome shotgun sequence genome:
ATCCCTCTGTTCCTCTGGAAGTACTCTGCAGGCCATGGTTTGTTCTGTAAGATGTGactgcaaaaatgtcaggaaaagcctgttagaatttgaactttatttggggttaatcagaggcactttaaatggtggtaaGTGCGTGCTGACTCctgtttaacatgagtttgaatgtgattggttaattcttaacacagccacatcgctagttatgagtgtgtgcacacttgtgcaaccacattatctcgtTTGTTTGAACTTGCCATCCCTAAAAGATTTAAATTGAGTTTAGcatgttataggtcacattaatggtcgAACAAGTTATGAAATTTGTTTTCGGTCTAATTTTTCTATATtccaaaaacctggcatttgagtaggcattttatatccactgtacttgTGAATGTGTGCTAATAATTATCTTTATATGAGCCCTGCGGTCGGTTGGTGACCAGTCCTGGGGGCGTacactgcctcttgcccaaagtcagttgggatagactccagctggccagtgaccctaatgaggacaaatgctcttaaaatggttggatggataaatggatatGTTTTTGGCAAAGTGGGAGGAGGCTCTCTTCTACTAAATTAGTAACTGTTTTACTGTCACAAATCTTTGGAAAAGGTCATTAATGCAACACAGCTCGAAAGCGTAGTATTGTACTGAATGTCAACAATATTGACTGATCATGTTGCAGTGTTTGTACTTCATATTAACTGTTTCATCCCATCATCTACCCTGTATCATTACTGCTCACTAGTAAATACAATGctctatatataaatattatactCCTCTTTGGGATGATATTTTTGTTACTCACAGATTTTGCTGCTATTTTTCGAATGAGCCAGTGTTTTGCATGTGTTTGTCTCTAATGTGAATGTAGGCAAAGTAATACAGTAGTCTATGCAGGCCCTTGTGGACTTTGTCATGTCATgcaatcattaaaaaaacaaaacaaaacaaaaaagaccaaatGCACAGTGTCATGGTTCGCTTTGATCAAACAAACGTGTGGTTCCTTGACTTTCAATGCATTGCTCCAGAGAAGCAGTTCTAATGCAGTACATTGTCTTATAATTTGACATTTACTGATTACAAAAAATGAAGTTATTAAACAAGTACAATATAAcaatgaatgttgtttgtttatcttaaAACATTTGCTCTTTATTATTCCCTCAGACAAAAGACTGGTGGACATACGAGTTCTGCCATGGTCAGCATATCAGACAGTACCATCTTGAAGGTAAGAGCTATCTTTgctttatgcatttttttgtcaaggctGTTTCATAGGCAGGTTTTTGTCACTTCTCAGACTCAGAAATCAAAGGGGACATTCTCTTCCTGGGCTACTATGAGTCTGAATTTGACTGGAGAAATGAAACTGCAAAGGTAATTCCTGAGATTTCTCTTCCTGACTGATGAAAATACAGAGcagttacttttaaaatcatgtATTATAATGTGTTGTGTGTGATTATGTTACAGGCCTCCAAACAGCACAGACTGAAACGCTTTCACAGTCAGATGTATGTGAACGGCTCTAAGTGTGACATCAACGGGAATCACAGGGAGGCTGAAGTCCGGGTGAGACTTGAATGAACTTTCAGCAGACAAATCATTAGGAGCAGCACAATCTaactgcacaatctaatgagatccaaaacaaacagtatgtttatatGATGTTTGTATTTTGCATTGGTTTGGAACTACCCTCATGTAGACTGTAGACCTCTTTCACACAGGGATCCCACAAAATTGCCACGTAAAGCCAAAACAGTAGATCTGACATTTATTCACCTATGCCTTTTACGCAGAACACAGCAAAGCGGGATATTGCTGTAACTGTTTTTCTTTCACACAGCTACACAATCAGATTATTAGATGCGTGATAACGCCAGTGCCAGGTGGGAAGGGGAGAATTGAGTCTCACACCCTGTTTTTTATGGAACGCTTTTAAACACAGAATGCATTCAGTTCTGATATGACCTTTGAAGCCGGAAAATTGCCAAGTCAATTTTAGGGATGGGGGTAAATGCAACTTGCCGCTTGCGGTAGGTACGTGTGAACTTCTTGTCTGTGTCCTACACCAGGCCTTTTTGGAAGATTTTAAACTCTAAAATCTAATTCTCATCAAAGAGGGTCTGATATAGCTTGTGTGGTACATTAAATAAGACAAGACAGGACATGAAaggcaacaaaacaaacaaaaacatgcataattaGATATTGTTGACTGAATTAtccattggtgtgtgtgtggctgtttgTCGATTTGTGGCTGGccaccaatccagggtgtaccccgcctctcacccaaagtcagctgggatggtcctaatgagaacaagtggtttacaagatggatggatggattgacagTACAATGTACCTAATGATAACGacaatgagtgaatattttttctccccctcagTTTGTGTGTGAAGACGGTTCGGGTGACTACATCGCCCGAGTGGACGAGCCACAGTCATGCCGCTACGTGCTGACCATTCATACCAGTCGTACATGCCAGCATCCCTTACTGCGGCCTCCGTCCACTGCCAAGCCCCAGGGGATCATATGCCAGCCGGCACTAAGCGCACAACAGTACATGGACTATGTCAAAGCTCAAGTCTGTGAGTTACCAAACCTCTTAAGTCACAGTGATGCAGCACTGAGAGAGCATCTTGCTTAATTTCTCACTGAAGCAGTGGGGGGCCTGGTGTATTACTAAAATCCAAGATGATGCTCAGTTGaagtcttcttttcttttcggcttgtcccgttaggggtcgccacaacgtgtcatccttttctatgtaagcctatctcctgcatcctcttctctaacacaaactgccctcatgtcttccctcgctACCGCTATCAAActtgtctttggtcttcctcgagctctcttgcctggcagcttcatcctcatcatccttctatcaATATACTCACTGTCTCTtgtctggacgtgtccaaaccatcggaATTTGCCGTCTCTAACTTTGTCACCCAAACATCTAACCTTCGTcgcccctctgatgagctcatttttaatcCTATCTAACCTGGtgactcctagagagaacctcaccATCTTCATTTCTGGCACCTTCAgctttgcttcctgttgtctcttcagtggcactgtctctaatccctaaatcatggctggcctcaccactgtcttataaagtTTTAAAGTCGTTCCAGCCtacttggacctgtttcttcacttccttaccacactcaccattgcaatggattgttgaccccaagtattctgtcttacttcagatAATCTTCATTCCCCTCATTTCCAGTACATGGCTTCACCtttctgttcctccacctgctccctgcattcactgcagatcacaatgtcatctgcgaacatcctCCGGAGATTCCTGTCTAACCTCATGTGTCAGTCTATCAccattgcaaacaggaaggggctcagggctgaaactgatgcagtcccacctccaccttaaactcctctgaaacgcctacagcacacctcaccgctgttctgctgccctcatacatgtcctgcaCTATTCTAACATAGTTCTCTGCCCCTCCAGacatccgcatgcagtaccacagttcctctttaGGTTCTCTGtgataggctttctctagatgtacaaagacacaatgtactTCTCTGTACTTGTCCATCAATACCGTGAAGGAAAATAATGCACGTGTGATACTCGTTCTTGGCATGAAGCCAAACTATTGTTCGTAAATACTTACTTCTCTcatgagtctagcctccactactctttcccataacttcattgtgtggctcatcaactttattcctccattcccacagctctgcacatcacccttgttcttaaacaCGGgcaacagcacacttttcctccattcctcaggcatcttctcacgcgctagaattctattgaacaagctggtcaaaaactccacagccacctctcctaaatgcttccatacctccacaggaatgtcatcagggccaactgcctttccatttttcatcctctttaatgcctttctaacttcccccttactaatcattgacacttcctggtccaccacacttgcctcttctctctcattttcctcattcatcaactcctcaaagttttttttccatctatccagcagaCAACTttcaccagtcaacacatttccatctctatccttaatcaccctaacctgctgtacatcctttccatctctatccctcttgtctggccaacctgtatagatctttttctctttctttagtgtccatcctggcatacatgtcatcgtATGcgtcgtttggcctttgccacgtCTACCTTCACCCTACgttgcatctccatgtattcctttctcctctccttagTCCTCTCTGTCCCACTTCTCCCATGtacgatttcctgtactttgaggtcccaccaccaagtctccttttcCTGCCAGAAGCTACACCAAGttctctcctgcctgtctctctcatcaccttggctgtagtgatccagtcttctggaagcttctCCTGTCCACCTCGTCACGACAAGCCgtacaacactcttcctttctcagctttcaccacatggttctctgctctgcctttgtgttcgtaatcttcctccccaccaccagagtcaccTTACACTCCACCGTCCTATGCTGttgagccacactctcccctaccacaaccttacagtcagtaacctccttcagattacatcgtcgacacaaaatgtaatccacctgcgtgcttctacctccgctcttgtaggtcatcctatgttcctgcctcttctggaagaaattgttcacgacagccatttccatcctttttgcaaagtctaccaccgtctgtccctccaagttcctttcctcgATGCAGAACttatccatcacttcttcatcccTGTTTGACGCTCAGTTGAAGTGACTTAGATAAATAAatgcttgttttatttatggGTAGCTATGTGGCATATTTTCTGAAAttatttgtattctgtttgagaAGGCTCTGTGTTttgctcctctttttttttttaattcccagcCGACACAAAGCGTAAAGTGGAACAAATATCTGAGGAGCTGAGGAGTCTTGATGAAATGTTGGCCAGTAACGAGGAGGCGGAGTCACCGGTGGCTGTAAGGGCAGAAGAACCATCACCAGAACCCAGCGATGCCCAGGACCAGTCTGACCAAAAAGGTGCATATCGATCCATCAAAGAGCAAATTACcgattttgtattgtttttttttttttttttttttttttttttaaatctctttaATTTGTTTCTTGTCTGgtatgaatgtgttttttaacaGTTTCTGCTGACATGTCTGAGGATGCAGGGTCAGAAGACCCAGAGGATTCTCAGTTTTGGGAGGGAATTACAAAACCAGGAAGTTCAAAAACAAGCTCTTCTCATGAGAAGAGTGAGGTACACAATTTCTTTTGTACAATTTCacattatttatataataaatatatacagtcccctccaaaagtattggaacggcaaggtcaattcctttgtttttgttgtatactgaagacatttgggtttcagatcaaaatatgaatatgagacaaaagttcagaattccagcttttattgttTCAGGACAtcgcaccttttgtttgaagccacccacttttaaagtgagcaaaagtattgaaacatgtgactgatggatgTTTcttgttgctcaggtgttgcctctTAGATCGATTACTTAAACATTagctagtgcttgtttttggctttggatttcacctgtgaaaactgcatttactgTTAAGCAAAGatgaaaaccagagagctgtctatgggagaaaagcaaaccattttgaagctgagagaagagggaaccTCGATCAGAGatattgggcatagccaataaaacaatttggaatgtcctttAAAAGAGAGAAACTACtagtgtactgagcaacagacatcaaacaggtcgggcaagggtatcaacagcagttgatgacagaaacattgtgagagctgtgaagaaacaccgaaagtcaacagtcagtgacatcactgccaacctcctcagggcaggggtgaagttATCACAAGCCACTGTTTGACTTTGAGATAAGAAacatacaggccataccacaagatatAAACCCCTCATTggcaaaaagaattggaaggccagatttTCCAAAGAAGTAAAGAGATGacccacaaaagttttggaacaaagttttatggaatGATGAGACAAAGACAAAGTTATGGAAAgcccaaagtatggagaaagacacgatctgcttatggttcaaaacATGAGTTCAtctatgaagcatggtggagttAATGTCGTGGATTGGCCTTGCATGGATGCTTCTGTaacaggctcactagtcttcattgatgatgtaactcatgatgttAGCAgaagaatgaattctgaagtctacaaaaccattttatctggcaatttacagaaaaatgcatccaaactaatcggagaagcttcatcatgcagtAAGACgactcaaaacacactgccaacaaaacaaaggacttcaCCAGGGGGAAAAAGTAGAAGGTCtcagactggccaagtcaatcaccggaccatAACCCAATAaggcatgcattttacctcctgaagaggagactgaagggagaaactcccatccatccattttctgagccgcttatcctcacaagggtcgcgggagtgctgcatcctatcccagctatcatcgcgcatgaggcggggtacaccctgaactggttgccagccaatcgcagggcacatataaacaaacaaccattcgcactcacattcacacctacgggcaatttggagtcttcaattaacctaggtaggtagggagaaacccccagaaaacaaaaacaagaactgaaagaggctgcagcaaaggcctggaaaagcatttcaaatgcagAATGCGACAGTCTGGTGAAGTTAatggtcacaggcttgatgcagttgtTGCAAGTAAGTGTTATGCCacgaaatattaaatgttattcactttcagttaatttaatgtctgttccaatacttttactcaCATGAAAAGTGGGTACcctcaaacaaaaggtgctttgtcctgagttgtttgacacatctagatgtaaatgccatgaaataaaagctggaattctgaacttttctcatattcatcttttgatctgaaatccaaatgtcttcagtatgcaacaaaaacaaaggaattgactttgtacaaccccaattccaatgaagttgggacgttgtgttaaacataaataaaaacagaatacaatatttgcaaatcatgttcaacctatatttaattgaatacactacaaagacaagatatttaatgttcaaactgataaactttattgtttttagcaaataatcattaacttacaattttagggctgcaacacgttccaaaaaagctgggacaaggtcatgtttaccactgtgttatatcactttttcttttaacaacattcaataaacgtttgggaactgataacactaattgttgaagctttgtaggtggaattctttcccattcttgcttcatgtacagcttcagcagtccggggtctccgttttcatattttacgcttcataatgcgccacacattttcaatgggagacaggtctggactgcaggcagggcagTCTCGTacacacactcttttactacgaagccacgctgttgtaacacgtgcagaatgtggtttggcattgtcttgatgaaataagcaggggcgtccatgaaaaaaagatgttgcttggatggcagcatatgtttctccaaaacctgtatgtacctctcagcattaatggtcccttcccagatgtgtaagttacccatgccattggcactaacacagcaacATACCATCGcatatgctggcttttgaactttgcgtccataacagtcaggatggttcttttcctctttggtccggaatacacgacgtccacaatttccaaaaacaacgaaatgtggactcgtcggaccacagaacacttttccactttgcatcagtctatcttagaggagctcgggcccagagaagctggcggcgtttctgggtggtgTTGATAAattacttttgctttgcatagtagagtttcaagttgcactaaagaatgtagcgccgaactgtatttactaacattggttttctgaagtgttcctgagcccatgtggtgatatcctttacacattgacgtcggtttttgatgcagtgccgcctgagggatcgaaggtcacgggtattcaatgttggttttcggccttgccgcttacatgcagtgatttctccagattctctgaaccttttcattatattatggaccgtagatgatgaaatccctaaattccttgcaattgtacgttgaggaacattgtccctaaactgttcaactattttctcacacacttgttcacaaagaggtgaacattgccccatctttgcttgtgaatgactgagcaattcagggaagctccttttatacccaatcatggcacccacctgttcccaattagcctgttcacctgtgggatgttccaaacaggcgtttgatgagcattgctcaactttctctgtcttttttgccacctgtctcagcttttttggaacgtgttgcagccataaaattctaagttaatgattatttgttaaaaacgataaagttgatcagtttgaacattgaatatcttgtctttgtagtatattcaattaaaaatgggttgaacatgatttgcaaatcattgtattctgtttttatttgtttaacacaacgtcccaacttcattggaattggggttgtaattgacATCTTACACTTCTGAGCTTATGGGGCTTTCCTACTGAAACACGGCGTACGCTTAAATCCAGAAAATGTCGtaagcacaaaaacatgaaaactcatGAAacccaagcacatttcctttgtacatcccaatcaacgtggaattGAGCTCACATGTTAGAGTAGCCGACCCCTGCCTGTccagcccacatttaaatatgcaaatcatatttaaacgGTCTCTGCACGATCAGAAAATGAGCatgtcagtgaagaaaaagattttttctgaatgtgaagttgagaAGCTGCTCAATGAAGTAGAGGCCcacaagaaaatcctctttggcacgctgctGCTCCGGGATTAACAAGTGAAACAGGAGTGAATAGGACAGCACGTGTGTGGCTCGCAATGCTGTGGGGTCAGAATagcgcacacacgctgaactaaaaaagcaGTGGTCAGACATAAAGGTGGATGGGATGCGGAAGACagcaaagtgtggccaaaacaggcagAGGAACCGGCGCGCAGGGCCTCACCCCATTTGAGGAGAGAGTCGCTGCAATCATGGTTgacactgctctctcaggggtggtgggaggACATGTGGGTGACTCTGATTAGCCCCATCGTAAATACAATGTATTTTCATAACTCACAACAAACAACCTTCACTCAGCCTTATGAGATAAAGGGTCATgcataaatgttgtatgtatggtattttgtttgtaataaatcttttaaattcaaatagAAGTATGTCACCATATCAAAGAGTATCAAAAACTgactcatgtttgattaccgtACTCAATTATTTTAATACTCAGGAGAGGACACTCAGTCGCAGCCACATGCTACATGTGCGGTGGAATAGACttatttattataacagttccccagcatcacctctaagtgtcgccaaaggaCCAACAGCTGTAGAAACATTTGTACGTCAGCCATGAAGTCGGCGTGAGGCACCACACATTTCCAcagtcatttcacacttgatgcaTCTGAACTTTGGCGTTAAAAAGAAcatacgccacgtttttgtgcgtatgcaTCCTTTTGTAGATGAGGCCCCTGAATTCTAATCTTGGCTTTGGCtttcctgagtggagtttgaatgcatgggttttctccaggtactcaagtttcctccaacattccaaaaaacatgcatgttaacttcattgaagagtctaaattgtcttcaggtgtgaatgtgagcgtgaatgtttGCCCTGCTTGTgcccacttcagggtgtacctttgccccaatgaggacaagcactattcaaaatgaatgaatgattgttAATACACCACTAAAGGGTGTAATTTGACTATACTCCTCTGACCAGATTGTTCTCTCAGCAGGCAGTTGATGATGGCTTCAACTCAATCACAGACAATGAAATCATTGATGATGGAAATGAAGGTAAATTTTACATTTCACTACTAATACAATCTTGCAGCTGTTTATTGTATTGACGTCTTTGGAAAATCTGCACTGGTTagaaaagtataaaaataatattttttttaaatgtttcagttGAAAATTTCAACTTTAAAATCATCACTGACCCATCAGACCTGATGAAATTTGTCCAGCATCTCAAGGAGAGTAATAAAAAGGTTGGTACTTTGTTACACATCAACACAGCATCTGTCTTTGCAGTGCCTTTGTATTCCATTTCAGTGCATTTGTTCCTATGTAGAAAGCACAAAACCGAGCGAAAGAACAAGCGGGGAAAAGGGGATCCGTGAAGCACAGCGAAGACGACAgagaggatgatgaagatgaacgGCTGCTTCAGGAGTTTGAGGATGAGATGGCAGACGTCTCTGTGCCGGCTGATAAGACTGAGAAGATAAAGGAAACGATGcaaaaagagtttgacaacATCATAAATGAGGtgagtcaaaattaaattaaaaacacaaatacactgGAAACTCTATGGACGTACACAGTCTTGCTTAGGTGTTctaatttgtttacatttttttttttttattcccttgGAAACAATGGAAATATCGCGTTCAAGTGTCAAACTGTTGACTAAACCTTAACTgtaatacaagtgtaaaaatggaCACAGGGAATGCTgtccagcttcaacaaaatacagtggaacctcgatataaCGTACTAATAGGAGCGGGGTCGgggggtcgtccgatatagccgtatgtccgttacattgaagctcttttttttttttttttttttttgaggccatatgcccCCATATTTCTATACAGTACAATTTGTTTTTCCGTGGCCAAAAACACccaatacagtacaaagttgtgatgactaaatataaaaagaaaaaaagcttgaaaatgtttgagtttcacattttatccaaacttaccacgccggcGTGTTTGCTCATGGTGacgttgacatacagtactcatcttaggcgagtcgctttcatgagccgtgaggaatttgtgtgcttcctagtCCCAAATCTGTTGCCAGTGGTGAACGACTTGACAAAAAagtgttactgtaccaaaaatagcatgttccagactccagagactgtGGTGTTGTATCCGTCAGAGTTAACACTGccaccatgccgctctctctctgcacAGCGTTTTATgcacaatagatataaccagcattacatggccgccacgtcagtGCCCCACATTagacatggccaccacgtaggcacgggaggcacatcttttggaattTGATCTAGTCATATTCTAAatctgtgacccagaaataAGTCAGTCCCAttttctgcctgcattgcgccacagcgccagtaaacaacggtgcccaattctggaactaaaaGACTTTGTCAActgcagtttaagtgacaaatggaaactagtTTTGGACATATTGGTCAGTCCCGGCAGTCCGTTTTATCCAaaatccgttatatcggggtctgtTTTATCTTGTTTGCACTGCAGTGCTAGCAGTagtaagctagcattagcattgtAAACAAGCTAGTGTTAGCCATAACTACTACATTGGTAGCATGTCTGATAATTCATAATAGTGTTAcagtaacaatacattttatcggtttgatgttttattttttgggaatgacctatcaattaaaacacaaaaagaggTAATAAACATATTGCTCGAGCAGAAATGTTGATGATTCCATTCCGCTTCTGAATCTTCTCAGCTGCGTGAAGTCTCTTGGCTCTGTTTGATAGTCTTGTCCAGTTGTTAGCAAACAAaggatgggatttttttttaaggtggatATTCCAAAATAGTTTCAGCAAGGCTCCTGAAGGCCAAGCTAACAGGTCAGCGTGAGGCTGTGGAGACGTGCTGGTGACCGGCTGCGAGTCAGCCCGTTAGTGCactgcaaatgattgacacctcatcGGTCTCGAATAGGTTGTTCTTCCTTGAGCGCAgcagttaatttaaaaaaaacaaaaaacataccaGCTCCCCTTTAATGATGGTGCAATGCAAAGGTGATTTCACccatctcattttttttacgTTCTTACTTGGTTCTCAactgtaaaaacaagttaaccactgttaataataaagttttaaaatgccCTCTCAATTTTGATCAAATGGAAgactgttttttaaatgtgagtttGAGTGTTGACGTCCCATAActtccactgtatattattttcttaatatttgctgtgctgaaaaaagaaaaacagtggaTCCATGCCAGcaatttgctttttgttgtcttgTACAATCTCATGCATGCCGGTGTTTTGAAGACTGATACTTAATTCATTTTTACCgaaaatattagtcaaatatCAAGTTTTGTGACCTTGAAATGTTCCAATTCCATGGTTGTGAAGTTGATAAAGCGCAGGTCACCACCAAGAGGACTAACTTTTTTGCTTTTGGTTGTATAGGCGCAGCAAGAATTGGAGACAGAAGGGCTGAAAGGAGAGTTTGATCGCACGCAGGCTACGCAGGCACTGGAGACGACACTTGACAAGCTTCTTGaccatttggaggagaaagacgAGCTGGCCCCCGAGCAGCAAACAGGAGCTCAAAGAGCCAACGACCCGACCAGGGGAAGCCCCAGCTTGGCTCCAAAGCAGCCTGGTAACCTGACTGTCCTATTCTGACGCCActctttttccctgtgtccaTCTTTGTCACCTTCCTCCCATGTGCACgtcaaatgtggttgtaatATTCCATCCCAGAATAGGCACACACATGGATTTGATGCAGAGAATGAATGAAGCCACATAAAGCTAATGTTAAGCAGGTTACACACACCGATTTAACatattaacctttttttttatttaataggAAAGACTCCACATATGACAATGTAAAAATCGACAAGTGTGTGCTtagtgaaaatgcattttttttttcttttggaataCAATTGGAATATTAACAAATAACATCTTCAATAGACTTCCAATATGTGTAATGCAAAGgatggttttttttaacttacaaatattaaataatacatttttacaatgttcTCCACAAAGAGAGAACAAATGTAC
Encoded here:
- the os9 gene encoding protein OS-9 isoform X1, with protein sequence MAALIVRRRNRLHLFLLLCPICVSAFLNLEELNEMKYEIQILPDPVIMGQTKTDEVMMVSSKFKQLYECRLPAQAVRFHQDPVSDPDSQGYTGPDIPDLLSPMREPPCLVLTKDWWTYEFCHGQHIRQYHLEDSEIKGDILFLGYYESEFDWRNETAKASKQHRLKRFHSQMYVNGSKCDINGNHREAEVRFVCEDGSGDYIARVDEPQSCRYVLTIHTSRTCQHPLLRPPSTAKPQGIICQPALSAQQYMDYVKAQVSDTKRKVEQISEELRSLDEMLASNEEAESPVAVRAEEPSPEPSDAQDQSDQKVSADMSEDAGSEDPEDSQFWEGITKPGSSKTSSSHEKSEQAVDDGFNSITDNEIIDDGNEVENFNFKIITDPSDLMKFVQHLKESNKKKAQNRAKEQAGKRGSVKHSEDDREDDEDERLLQEFEDEMADVSVPADKTEKIKETMQKEFDNIINEAQQELETEGLKGEFDRTQATQALETTLDKLLDHLEEKDELAPEQQTGAQRANDPTRGSPSLAPKQPDQDADDHIKIKITKYKTGSSSDGEFKIQELGKGDPQWQHIKDVVKEQLEKAGLKAEGKIEVKILTRKNADEAGDQWLTEEDTKSFRDLLINLLTGGTEEVHKEQKRQQELENNYRFVWGDGQDESQSSSNDSDDVDL
- the os9 gene encoding protein OS-9 isoform X6 produces the protein MAALIVRRRNRLHLFLLLCPICVSAFLNLEELNEMKYEIQILPDPVIMGQTKTDEVMMVSSKFKQLYECRLPAQAVRFHQDPVSDPDSQGYTGPDIPDLLSPMREPPCLVLTKDWWTYEFCHGQHIRQYHLEDSEIKGDILFLGYYESEFDWRNETAKASKQHRLKRFHSQMYVNGSKCDINGNHREAEVRFVCEDGSGDYIARVDEPQSCRYVLTIHTSRTCQHPLLRPPSTAKPQGIICQPALSAQQYMDYVKAQVSDTKRKVEQISEELRSLDEMLASNEEAESPVAVRAEEPSPEPSDAQDQSDQKVSADMSEDAGSEDPEDSQFWEGITKPGSSKTSSSHEKSEQAVDDGFNSITDNEIIDDGNEVENFNFKIITDPSDLMKFVQHLKESNKKKAQNRAKEQAGKRGSVKHSEDDREDDEDERLLQEFEDEMADVSVPADKTEKIKETMQKEFDNIINEAQQELETEGLKGEFDRTQATQALETTLDKLLDHLEEKDELAPEQQTGAQRANDPTRGSPSLAPKQPGKIEVKILTRKNADEAGDQWLTEEDTKSFRDLLINLLTGGTEEVHKEQKRQQELENNYRFVWGDGQDESQSSSNDSDDVDL
- the os9 gene encoding protein OS-9 isoform X4, whose amino-acid sequence is MAALITKTDEVMMVSSKFKQLYECRLPAQAVRFHQDPVSDPDSQGYTGPDIPDLLSPMREPPCLVLTKDWWTYEFCHGQHIRQYHLEDSEIKGDILFLGYYESEFDWRNETAKASKQHRLKRFHSQMYVNGSKCDINGNHREAEVRFVCEDGSGDYIARVDEPQSCRYVLTIHTSRTCQHPLLRPPSTAKPQGIICQPALSAQQYMDYVKAQVSDTKRKVEQISEELRSLDEMLASNEEAESPVAVRAEEPSPEPSDAQDQSDQKVSADMSEDAGSEDPEDSQFWEGITKPGSSKTSSSHEKSEQAVDDGFNSITDNEIIDDGNEVENFNFKIITDPSDLMKFVQHLKESNKKKAQNRAKEQAGKRGSVKHSEDDREDDEDERLLQEFEDEMADVSVPADKTEKIKETMQKEFDNIINEAQQELETEGLKGEFDRTQATQALETTLDKLLDHLEEKDELAPEQQTGAQRANDPTRGSPSLAPKQPDQDADDHIKIKITKYKTGSSSDGEFKIQELGKGDPQWQHIKDVVKEQLEKAGLKAEGKIEVKILTRKNADEAGDQWLTEEDTKSFRDLLINLLTGGTEEVHKEQKRQQELENNYRFVWGDGQDESQSSSNDSDDVDL